One segment of Fuscovulum ytuae DNA contains the following:
- a CDS encoding transposase, with the protein MACRTRRLWTDAEKRSICLQTAAPGISVAMVAQRYAVNANLIFNWLRDPQYRPKAGWRSEDADLRLLAVEIVKEGRRVQGLTG; encoded by the coding sequence ATGGCGTGTCGGACGAGGCGGCTTTGGACGGATGCGGAAAAGCGGTCGATCTGCCTGCAGACAGCTGCGCCAGGTATTTCGGTCGCCATGGTGGCGCAGCGCTATGCGGTGAATGCGAACCTGATCTTCAATTGGCTGCGTGATCCCCAGTATCGGCCCAAGGCCGGATGGAGATCAGAGGACGCCGATTTGCGCCTTTTGGCGGTGGAGATCGTCAAGGAAGGGCGACGGGTCCAGGGTCTGACGGGTTGA
- the iolG gene encoding inositol 2-dehydrogenase, giving the protein MLKVGLLGAGRIAGVHATAISTNPGSTLVAVSDINNDAAAKLATQYGAEARATDAILNDPAIDAVLIATSTDTHSDLIERATGAGKAVLCEKPVDLSLARAQACQKVAAKNGKPVMIGFNRRFDPNFSALKAAADRGEIGKTEVLSITSFDPAPPPVAYIKVSGGLFRDMMIHDFDMANFIMGAAPVTVSAVGTSIVDPAIGEAGDVDTAVVTLTYADGRIAVIKNSRRAVYGYDQRVELLGSEGLLQAQNMLENTVVKSTTAGVTGAKPTYFFLERYMPAYAAEWAAFVAAVNAGSALPVTLDDGVAALAMAEAATQSAKTGKPITLASVLN; this is encoded by the coding sequence ATGCTGAAAGTCGGCCTTCTGGGCGCAGGGCGCATCGCGGGCGTCCATGCCACCGCCATTTCCACCAATCCCGGATCCACCCTCGTGGCCGTGTCGGACATCAACAACGATGCCGCCGCGAAACTCGCTACCCAATACGGCGCCGAGGCGCGCGCGACCGATGCCATCCTGAACGATCCGGCCATCGACGCGGTGCTGATCGCCACCTCGACCGATACGCATTCCGACCTGATCGAACGGGCAACGGGCGCGGGCAAGGCGGTGCTCTGTGAAAAGCCGGTGGACCTGAGCCTCGCCCGCGCGCAAGCCTGCCAAAAGGTGGCGGCCAAGAACGGCAAGCCGGTGATGATCGGCTTCAACCGCCGCTTTGACCCGAACTTCTCGGCCCTCAAGGCCGCAGCGGACCGGGGCGAGATCGGCAAGACCGAGGTTCTGTCGATCACCTCCTTCGACCCCGCGCCGCCGCCGGTGGCCTACATCAAGGTCTCGGGTGGCCTGTTTCGCGACATGATGATCCATGATTTCGACATGGCGAACTTCATCATGGGCGCGGCCCCCGTCACCGTCTCGGCCGTCGGCACCTCGATCGTCGATCCTGCTATCGGGGAAGCGGGCGATGTGGATACGGCGGTGGTTACGCTGACTTATGCCGACGGGCGGATCGCCGTGATCAAGAACAGCCGCCGCGCGGTCTATGGCTATGACCAGAGGGTAGAGCTTCTTGGGTCCGAAGGGCTCTTGCAGGCGCAGAACATGCTGGAGAACACGGTGGTCAAGTCGACGACCGCAGGCGTGACGGGCGCGAAGCCCACTTACTTCTTCCTCGAGCGCTACATGCCCGCCTATGCGGCGGAATGGGCGGCCTTCGTTGCGGCGGTGAACGCAGGCTCCGCCTTGCCGGTGACGCTGGACGACGGCGTGGCGGCACTCGCGATGGCAGAGGCCGCGACGCAATCGGCGAAGACAGGCAAACCAATCACTCTCGCCAGCGTATTGAACTGA
- a CDS encoding 3-methyl-2-oxobutanoate hydroxymethyltransferase has product MVHKSNRPTVHDIRAIKARGQKISMLYVTTLEEAAAADAAGIDMLSIESRFFSPEMREAAGRCFVQVGLPFGPYGQLATAEDYLRAAFKFTAMGGDCFYCAASLDIQKVLCDNHVPIVAHVGLIPSYITWTGWRAVGKSATEARAVWDHVKQLEAIGCFGAELEVVPDRLGEFISKNTSMIMLGMGAGPGADAQYLFAEDVLGCTDGHKPRHAKTYRNFAAEYARLQSERIAAFKEFIADVNTGAYPQPQHNVAMQDAEFEAFKAGLGQ; this is encoded by the coding sequence ATGGTCCACAAGTCCAACCGCCCGACCGTCCACGACATCCGCGCGATCAAGGCGCGTGGGCAGAAGATCTCCATGCTCTACGTCACCACGCTGGAAGAGGCGGCGGCGGCGGATGCGGCGGGGATCGACATGCTGTCGATCGAAAGCCGCTTCTTCAGCCCCGAGATGCGCGAGGCGGCGGGGCGCTGTTTCGTGCAGGTGGGCCTGCCTTTCGGCCCCTACGGACAACTCGCCACCGCCGAGGACTACCTGCGCGCGGCCTTCAAATTCACGGCGATGGGCGGCGACTGCTTCTATTGCGCGGCCTCCTTGGACATCCAGAAGGTGCTTTGCGACAACCATGTTCCCATCGTGGCCCATGTCGGCCTTATCCCGTCCTACATCACATGGACGGGCTGGCGCGCAGTGGGCAAATCCGCGACCGAAGCCCGGGCCGTCTGGGACCATGTGAAGCAACTGGAAGCCATCGGCTGTTTCGGGGCGGAGCTGGAGGTCGTGCCAGACCGTCTGGGCGAGTTCATTTCGAAGAACACGTCCATGATCATGCTTGGTATGGGAGCAGGGCCAGGAGCGGACGCGCAATACCTCTTCGCCGAGGATGTCCTCGGCTGTACGGATGGCCACAAGCCGCGCCACGCTAAGACCTACCGCAACTTCGCTGCCGAATATGCCCGCCTGCAATCCGAACGCATCGCCGCGTTCAAGGAGTTCATCGCGGATGTGAACACCGGTGCCTATCCGCAGCCGCAGCACAACGTGGCGATGCAAGATGCGGAGTTTGAAGCCTTCAAGGCCGGACTCGGCCAGTAA
- a CDS encoding TIM barrel protein: MTFPLATCAEMLWRDRPIDWRASRLKEMGFGVGLWNWPAHDLTALERTGATFTIMNGYLEGRLADAEGADILLKSARETAAVGKRLGVHRLNLHGTGLGDMGIPIPRIGSHAPGAELRARDTLHRICDLAEEMGVTFTLENLNLIDHPGCPFGSTEAVLSLVSAVNRPQLRINLDLYHTQIGEGDLIRWCQACLPWIGEVQVADNPGRCEPGTGEINYRGVALALKGMGYTGSVAMEAFAKGDEEAALEAFRTAFTV, encoded by the coding sequence ATGACATTCCCCCTTGCCACCTGTGCGGAAATGCTCTGGCGCGACCGCCCCATCGACTGGCGCGCGTCCCGCCTGAAGGAGATGGGCTTCGGCGTGGGCCTGTGGAACTGGCCCGCGCATGATCTGACCGCGCTGGAGCGGACGGGGGCGACCTTCACGATCATGAACGGCTATCTTGAGGGACGTCTGGCGGATGCCGAAGGAGCAGACATTCTCCTGAAATCCGCGCGGGAAACCGCCGCCGTGGGCAAGCGTCTGGGCGTGCATCGCCTGAACCTGCACGGCACGGGTCTGGGCGACATGGGCATCCCAATCCCGCGCATCGGGTCGCATGCGCCGGGGGCGGAACTGCGCGCCCGCGACACGCTGCACCGCATCTGCGATCTGGCCGAGGAGATGGGCGTGACTTTCACCTTGGAAAACCTCAACCTCATCGACCACCCCGGCTGCCCCTTCGGCTCGACCGAAGCCGTGCTGTCGCTGGTGTCGGCGGTCAACCGCCCGCAGCTTCGCATCAACCTCGACCTCTACCACACCCAGATCGGAGAGGGCGACCTGATCCGCTGGTGTCAGGCCTGCCTGCCGTGGATCGGCGAGGTGCAAGTGGCCGACAATCCGGGGCGATGCGAACCGGGAACGGGAGAGATCAACTATCGTGGCGTGGCGCTGGCGTTGAAGGGCATGGGTTACACAGGCTCGGTCGCGATGGAGGCTTTTGCCAAGGGCGATGAGGAGGCTGCCCTCGAAGCCTTCCGCACAGCGTTTACAGTTTAA
- a CDS encoding MocE family 2Fe-2S type ferredoxin, producing MPTWTRACATDDIELDDLIRFDHGSQTFIIVRSEDDTFHAMDGICSHEKVHLCDGLVMEGTVECPKHNATFDYRTGEAKRAPACVNLKTFPVRVEDGQVWIEI from the coding sequence ATGCCGACATGGACCCGCGCCTGTGCGACAGACGATATTGAACTCGACGACCTGATCCGCTTCGACCACGGCAGCCAGACCTTCATCATCGTCCGCAGCGAGGACGACACCTTCCACGCGATGGACGGCATCTGCAGCCACGAGAAGGTGCATCTCTGCGACGGGCTGGTGATGGAGGGCACGGTGGAATGCCCCAAGCACAATGCGACCTTCGACTACCGCACGGGCGAGGCGAAGCGCGCGCCCGCCTGCGTCAACCTGAAAACCTTCCCCGTCCGCGTCGAGGACGGCCAAGTCTGGATCGAGATCTGA
- a CDS encoding ATP-binding cassette domain-containing protein yields MTTPILSLQGVNKSFGPIDVLHDITLNVHAGEVLCLLGDNGAGKSTLIKIMSGVHKPTSGTILMDGTPVAFDTPRDASDRGIATVHQFGGTFPLMSIGRSFFIGVEPTKGWGPFKIYDRKKANEIAVKAVRDFGITRIDDGDRLVGGLSGGERQSLAIARAVHFGARVLILDEPTAALGVKQATHVLRIVNEAKRRGLAVIFITHQVMHAMAVGDHFAVLIRGAVAADFRKGEKTREEITDLMAGGASMANLEAEIEGYMATHDGHPPPVTPS; encoded by the coding sequence ATGACCACACCCATCCTTTCGCTGCAAGGCGTGAACAAATCCTTCGGCCCGATCGACGTGCTGCATGACATCACCCTGAACGTCCATGCGGGCGAGGTGCTTTGCCTTCTGGGTGACAACGGCGCGGGCAAGTCGACGCTCATCAAGATCATGTCGGGGGTCCACAAACCCACCAGCGGCACGATCCTGATGGACGGCACGCCCGTCGCCTTTGACACCCCGCGTGATGCGTCGGATCGCGGGATCGCGACGGTGCACCAGTTCGGCGGAACCTTCCCGCTGATGTCCATCGGGCGCAGCTTCTTCATCGGGGTCGAACCGACAAAGGGCTGGGGGCCGTTCAAGATCTACGACCGGAAGAAGGCGAACGAGATCGCGGTCAAGGCCGTGCGCGACTTCGGGATCACCCGCATTGATGATGGTGACCGTCTGGTCGGCGGATTGTCGGGGGGCGAACGGCAGTCGCTCGCCATTGCCCGCGCGGTGCATTTCGGGGCGCGCGTTCTGATCCTGGACGAACCGACCGCCGCGCTTGGCGTGAAGCAGGCGACCCACGTCCTGCGGATCGTGAACGAGGCGAAGCGGCGCGGGTTGGCCGTGATCTTCATCACCCATCAGGTGATGCACGCCATGGCCGTGGGCGACCACTTCGCCGTGCTGATCCGGGGGGCCGTCGCCGCCGATTTCCGCAAGGGCGAGAAGACGCGGGAAGAGATCACCGACCTGATGGCTGGCGGCGCGTCGATGGCGAACCTTGAGGCGGAGATCGAGGGTTACATGGCGACCCATGACGGCCACCCGCCGCCGGTGACGCCTAGCTGA
- a CDS encoding ABC transporter permease: MTSTTARRPVEATPPGSSGLSIGSLLRRPEAGAFLGLLAVLIFFAAFGGLTFLKPAGMASWLNVAANLGIIAIPVGLLMIAGELDISVGAMVPFGAMTVAVIAGHYDLSIWLAIAVTLSFGVTVGLINGIMVIKTAVPSLIVTLGSLFAVQGIVLGLTVLITKSTSVALTVEGPAKVIFGDFLFGGQLQVMVIWWLLLTAAYVFFVHLSPKGNWIFAMGGDKVSARNAGIPTDRMTILLFVLSSTSAAFVGMCQAILYNSAQVAGGQSFIFNSIIAVVVGGVLLTGGFGSVVGIFFGTITFAIVNQGIYYTDFDRNWSALIIGVLLLLAVLMNNTFRKMALSYSPKKK, translated from the coding sequence ATGACCTCCACCACAGCACGCCGGCCTGTCGAGGCCACGCCCCCGGGAAGCTCCGGTCTGTCGATTGGCAGCCTTCTGCGCCGCCCTGAGGCCGGGGCATTTCTGGGCCTTCTCGCCGTTCTCATCTTTTTCGCGGCCTTCGGAGGACTGACCTTCCTCAAGCCTGCAGGCATGGCAAGCTGGCTGAACGTGGCCGCCAACCTTGGCATCATCGCCATTCCGGTGGGCCTTCTGATGATCGCGGGGGAACTCGACATCTCGGTCGGCGCGATGGTGCCGTTCGGGGCGATGACGGTGGCCGTGATTGCGGGTCACTACGACCTCTCGATCTGGCTGGCCATCGCCGTCACGCTCAGCTTCGGCGTCACCGTCGGGCTGATCAACGGCATCATGGTGATCAAGACCGCCGTTCCCTCGCTGATCGTGACGCTGGGCAGCTTGTTTGCCGTGCAAGGCATCGTCCTGGGTCTTACCGTGCTGATCACGAAATCCACCAGTGTGGCACTGACGGTGGAGGGTCCGGCGAAGGTGATCTTCGGGGATTTCCTGTTCGGCGGGCAGCTTCAGGTCATGGTGATCTGGTGGCTCCTGCTCACGGCAGCCTATGTGTTCTTCGTGCACCTCTCGCCCAAAGGGAACTGGATCTTCGCCATGGGGGGCGACAAAGTCTCGGCCCGGAACGCGGGCATCCCGACCGACCGGATGACGATCCTGCTGTTTGTTCTCTCCTCCACCTCCGCAGCCTTTGTCGGGATGTGCCAGGCGATCCTTTACAATTCTGCGCAGGTCGCAGGTGGGCAAAGCTTCATCTTCAACTCCATCATCGCCGTGGTCGTCGGGGGTGTCCTACTAACGGGTGGTTTTGGATCAGTCGTCGGCATCTTCTTCGGCACCATCACCTTCGCCATCGTCAATCAGGGTATCTACTACACCGATTTCGACCGGAACTGGTCTGCCTTGATCATCGGTGTGCTGCTTCTGCTGGCGGTTCTGATGAACAACACCTTCCGCAAGATGGCGCTGTCCTACAGCCCGAAGAAGAAGTGA
- a CDS encoding substrate-binding domain-containing protein gives MKLANLTKVLATTALVAFAGSASMAADIAVVGGSNDDAFWNIIKKGIDDATPAVEANGGSVNYLRLVNYDNFAPDVVQLIRTAISMEVDGLVIPNWVPEAQDPAIKDAIAAGIKVILMNAGGAEKARELGAINYVGSDEYVAGVAGGEYFGDNGQKNVLCINTLPGTANIEARCKGVIDGITGKGGTGAQLPLPSTSFGDATAVAEAIKAELLKDETIDGVITISAGDADSAAIAVQQAGKTETVKLGSFDMNQAGLDRIKGGTQLFAIDQQPYLQSYLAVSLLASHIDFGTDLPVFPVLTGPGIVDASNIEATLAGVAKGAR, from the coding sequence ATGAAACTTGCAAACCTGACCAAGGTTCTTGCCACGACCGCGCTTGTCGCCTTCGCGGGCAGCGCCTCTATGGCGGCGGATATTGCCGTCGTGGGCGGATCGAACGATGACGCCTTCTGGAACATCATCAAGAAGGGGATCGACGATGCGACCCCGGCGGTCGAAGCGAATGGCGGTTCGGTGAACTACCTGCGCCTTGTGAACTATGACAACTTCGCCCCCGATGTGGTGCAGCTGATCCGCACGGCGATCAGCATGGAAGTGGATGGTCTGGTCATCCCGAACTGGGTTCCGGAGGCACAGGACCCGGCGATCAAGGACGCCATCGCGGCAGGGATCAAGGTCATCCTGATGAACGCGGGCGGGGCCGAGAAAGCGCGCGAACTGGGCGCGATCAACTATGTCGGGTCGGATGAATATGTGGCCGGTGTCGCGGGTGGCGAATACTTCGGAGACAATGGCCAGAAGAACGTGCTGTGCATCAACACCCTGCCCGGCACCGCGAATATCGAGGCCCGCTGCAAGGGCGTGATCGACGGTATCACGGGCAAGGGCGGCACGGGCGCGCAGCTTCCGCTGCCCTCGACCAGCTTTGGCGATGCGACGGCGGTGGCCGAGGCGATCAAGGCCGAGCTTCTGAAGGACGAGACGATCGACGGCGTCATTACCATCTCGGCGGGCGATGCCGACAGTGCGGCCATCGCGGTGCAGCAGGCCGGGAAGACCGAGACAGTGAAGCTCGGCTCCTTCGACATGAACCAGGCGGGGCTCGACCGGATCAAGGGCGGCACGCAACTCTTCGCCATTGACCAGCAGCCCTACCTGCAATCCTACCTCGCCGTCAGCCTGCTGGCCTCGCATATCGACTTCGGCACGGATCTGCCGGTCTTCCCGGTCCTGACCGGGCCCGGGATCGTGGATGCGTCCAACATCGAGGCCACGCTGGCCGGTGTCGCCAAGGGCGCACGCTGA
- a CDS encoding sterol desaturase family protein has product MDDLQFGTRNKRGDWAPNAHLEVAPFWLRPFSILRVLRWVPEYLFPWNAFHMATALLYWFYVVPDVEVMKTLSWGWALWLYVVNAAAIFVMYGSVELFWYVRRKQGTRFKYNAKFPSEQPSDVFWFKSQNIDNFLRSFFISIPLWTLVEVLFLHAFAAGYVPWLSWSDNPWYLAALVLLAPAIHEVHFFAIHRLIHTPLLYKWVHSVHHNSVNPSPWSSLSMHPVEGFLYHAVAFWHLIIPSNPIIAMFQLHIAGFGAVNGHIGFDKLEVTEGTAIDSHAYAHYLHHKYFEVNYGGDGLIPLDKWFGYWHDGSKEGDAMMQARFEKKKARMNAKAART; this is encoded by the coding sequence ATGGACGATCTGCAATTCGGCACCCGCAACAAGCGTGGAGACTGGGCACCGAACGCGCATCTGGAAGTGGCTCCGTTCTGGCTGCGCCCGTTCAGCATCCTGCGGGTGCTGCGCTGGGTGCCGGAATATCTGTTCCCGTGGAATGCGTTCCACATGGCGACCGCGCTGCTTTACTGGTTCTACGTCGTGCCGGATGTCGAGGTGATGAAAACCCTGTCCTGGGGTTGGGCGCTCTGGCTCTATGTCGTGAACGCTGCCGCGATCTTCGTCATGTATGGCTCGGTGGAGCTGTTCTGGTATGTCCGCCGCAAGCAGGGAACGCGGTTCAAATACAACGCCAAATTCCCCAGCGAGCAGCCGTCGGACGTGTTCTGGTTCAAGTCGCAGAACATTGACAACTTCCTGCGGTCCTTCTTCATCTCGATCCCGCTTTGGACACTGGTCGAGGTGCTGTTCCTGCACGCTTTCGCTGCCGGCTATGTGCCGTGGCTGAGCTGGTCAGACAATCCGTGGTATCTGGCGGCGCTGGTCCTGCTGGCACCTGCGATCCACGAGGTGCATTTCTTCGCGATCCACCGGCTGATCCATACGCCGCTGCTCTACAAATGGGTGCATTCGGTACACCACAACTCGGTCAACCCGAGCCCTTGGTCGTCGCTGTCGATGCATCCGGTAGAAGGGTTCCTCTACCATGCCGTGGCCTTCTGGCACCTGATCATCCCGTCGAACCCGATCATCGCCATGTTCCAGCTGCACATTGCCGGGTTCGGCGCGGTGAATGGGCATATCGGATTTGACAAGCTTGAGGTCACTGAGGGCACCGCCATCGATAGCCACGCCTATGCCCATTACCTGCACCACAAGTATTTCGAGGTGAACTACGGCGGCGACGGGCTGATCCCGCTCGATAAGTGGTTCGGCTACTGGCACGACGGTTCCAAAGAGGGCGATGCGATGATGCAGGCCCGCTTTGAAAAGAAGAAGGCGCGGATGAACGCCAAGGCGGCCCGCACCTGA
- a CDS encoding LacI family DNA-binding transcriptional regulator — MRRPTIPDLAEAAGVSIATVNRVLSGAGNVRLATRERVQQAAEEIGFYGLGSIQARVSAARPKLRFGVLLLQPHRPFYRNIASAMEEAATNAAGAEIELRIEFLEDLSPQNVADRALALAEDCHAICLTAAVHPVVTEALERIQSRGIPVFAFVSQISVTGQMSYIGLDNWKVGRTSAWTFANICKAPGKIGILMGNPRYRNQEMNETGFRSYFREHAPDFTLLEPISTFESAAVAQEMTEKLLAEHPDLAGLYISGGGISGALSALRASGRAGQMVVVGYDLTEVTRAALLDGTMTLVISHPLARLARDAIDGMIRACSSPGSNQTSIAPFEIYTRENI; from the coding sequence ATGCGCCGCCCGACCATCCCCGACCTCGCCGAAGCCGCAGGCGTCTCCATTGCCACGGTCAACCGCGTCCTCTCCGGCGCAGGCAACGTCCGCCTCGCCACCCGCGAACGGGTGCAACAGGCCGCCGAGGAAATTGGGTTCTACGGTCTCGGCAGCATACAGGCCCGCGTCTCGGCGGCCCGTCCGAAACTCCGCTTCGGCGTCCTGCTCCTCCAACCCCATCGCCCCTTCTACCGCAACATTGCAAGCGCCATGGAAGAAGCCGCCACCAATGCTGCGGGCGCGGAAATCGAGTTGCGGATCGAGTTCCTTGAGGACCTCTCGCCGCAGAACGTTGCCGATCGCGCCCTCGCACTGGCCGAGGATTGCCATGCCATCTGCCTGACAGCCGCTGTCCACCCCGTCGTGACCGAGGCGCTTGAACGCATCCAGTCAAGAGGCATCCCGGTCTTCGCCTTCGTCTCGCAGATCAGCGTCACAGGGCAGATGTCCTATATCGGACTCGACAACTGGAAGGTCGGTCGCACTTCGGCTTGGACCTTTGCCAACATCTGCAAGGCGCCCGGAAAGATCGGCATCCTGATGGGCAACCCGCGCTACCGGAACCAAGAGATGAATGAGACGGGCTTCCGCTCCTACTTCCGCGAGCACGCGCCGGATTTCACCCTGCTCGAACCCATCTCCACCTTCGAATCCGCCGCCGTCGCGCAGGAGATGACAGAGAAGCTATTGGCCGAGCACCCGGACCTTGCTGGGCTATATATCTCAGGCGGTGGGATTTCGGGCGCATTGTCCGCCCTGCGCGCCAGCGGACGGGCGGGGCAGATGGTCGTCGTCGGCTACGACCTGACCGAAGTCACCCGGGCGGCCCTGCTTGACGGCACAATGACCCTTGTCATCTCCCATCCCCTCGCCCGCCTTGCCCGCGACGCGATCGACGGCATGATCCGCGCTTGCAGCTCTCCCGGGAGCAACCAGACGAGCATCGCTCCGTTTGAAATCTACACACGCGAAAACATCTAG
- a CDS encoding Gfo/Idh/MocA family protein produces the protein MIRYAVVGAGWISQEAFMPAVALTGNSRMQAIVSGSRDAAGKLAEFHAVPEVVAYDGYDALLASDRIDAVYIALPNSMHADYTIRALRAGKHVMVEKPLATTLAESEAMIAAARESGAFLMTAYRLHNEPGTHGMIEAVRSGRIGDPVYFASTFGFQSQLGNHRLKAGHWGGALPDVGVYCLNAARHIFAAEPIAVQAMASRTAGDPRFVEIDAGLAVTLKFPDERLAQFFCSFGSGTSESIRVVGSTGELILDPAFKFDSALRLTVREETGETVTTFDQVDHFAGQIAYFSDCIAARTPPEADGEEGNADMRALLAIDEAARTGETVRLEPRPFRTGIRPPMLREFPPTGKRLLL, from the coding sequence ATGATACGATACGCCGTCGTCGGCGCGGGCTGGATTTCGCAAGAAGCCTTCATGCCTGCGGTTGCCCTGACCGGGAATTCCCGCATGCAGGCCATCGTCTCGGGCAGTCGTGACGCGGCGGGCAAGCTTGCCGAATTTCACGCTGTGCCGGAGGTTGTGGCCTATGACGGCTATGACGCGTTGCTGGCCAGCGACCGGATCGACGCGGTCTACATCGCGCTGCCGAATTCCATGCATGCGGACTACACCATCCGCGCCCTGCGGGCCGGAAAGCATGTGATGGTCGAAAAACCTCTGGCAACGACGCTTGCCGAAAGCGAGGCGATGATCGCGGCGGCACGGGAAAGCGGTGCCTTCCTGATGACCGCCTATCGCCTGCATAACGAGCCCGGCACGCATGGCATGATCGAGGCCGTCCGTTCCGGCAGGATCGGCGACCCAGTCTATTTCGCCTCCACCTTCGGATTCCAATCGCAGCTTGGAAACCATCGCCTGAAGGCCGGTCATTGGGGCGGGGCCCTGCCGGATGTCGGGGTGTATTGCCTCAACGCCGCCCGCCATATCTTCGCGGCCGAACCGATCGCTGTGCAGGCCATGGCCAGCCGCACTGCGGGTGATCCGCGGTTTGTCGAGATTGATGCGGGTCTGGCGGTCACCCTGAAGTTTCCCGACGAGCGTCTCGCACAGTTCTTCTGCTCCTTCGGGTCAGGCACATCGGAGTCGATCCGCGTCGTCGGCTCAACCGGGGAGCTGATCCTCGACCCTGCTTTCAAATTCGACTCCGCTCTTCGCCTGACCGTCCGCGAAGAGACGGGAGAGACGGTAACGACCTTCGATCAGGTCGACCATTTCGCTGGCCAGATCGCCTATTTCTCCGACTGCATCGCGGCGCGAACCCCGCCGGAAGCAGATGGAGAGGAAGGCAATGCGGACATGCGCGCACTTCTGGCCATCGACGAGGCGGCGCGCACCGGCGAGACGGTCCGCCTCGAACCCCGGCCTTTCCGTACGGGAATCCGTCCTCCGATGCTCCGCGAGTTTCCGCCAACAGGGAAGCGCCTGCTTCTTTGA